TTTGAGGTCATATGAAGTCAGCATCTGGAAAATGCGGTAAAACGATACGGCGCAGATTCTGCTTAAAAACGACTCCACTTGCCGTTCCTGCTTGCGTACATCAACCACGTCTACAGCGCCGGCGCGCCACAAGTCCACCATTTCTGGTATAAGCGCAGCGGGGTGCTGCATGTCGCTGTCCATGGTGATGACGGCATCGCCCCGCGCGGCCTCCAGGCCCGCGGAAAGGGCGGCATCCTTGCCGAAATTACGGCTCAGGCGCAGGCAGCGCAGGTTGGCATATTGTCCGGTCAGTGCACGCATGGCGGCCCACGTGTCGTCTGTGGAGCCATCGTCAACCAGTACTATTTCGTAGCTGAGGCCGGTTTCTGCCTTCAATGGGGCGAGCACCTCGACGAGAGCAGCCACAAATTCGTGCAGATGGCCGCCTGAGGTAGGCTGGAAAAAACGGACGCCATAGTTCATATCCATATGAGGAGGTTC
This genomic stretch from Desulfovibrio desulfuricans harbors:
- a CDS encoding glycosyltransferase family 2 protein, with translation EPPHMDMNYGVRFFQPTSGGHLHEFVAALVEVLAPLKAETGLSYEIVLVDDGSTDDTWAAMRALTGQYANLRCLRLSRNFGKDAALSAGLEAARGDAVITMDSDMQHPAALIPEMVDLWRAGAVDVVDVRKQERQVESFLSRICAVSFYRIFQMLTSYDLKGSGDFKLLDRKVVDGWKNLGERKLFYRGLTSWMGFRHKEILFTPCARCGGTSKWSLARRVTLAVDSMTSFSGKPLLVIGIITLLFYSLSFMVGCEALWSYATGQAESGFTTVILLMLLTGSAILTGLCILSAYLHHAFVELKGRPRYLLAETLEGDKTDA